The genome window GGGCCATCCTGCGCGTCTGCCTGACCCGCGACCATACACTCGAACATATCACCCGGCTGCGCGACGCCCTGGTCCAGGCCAATCGGAGCATCTCATGAGCATTCTTTTCATTACCGGCACGGACACGGACGTAGGCAAAACCGTGGCCAGTCTCCTGGCCCTGCATGTGCTTGGTCCCCACGGAGCGGTCTATCTCAAGCCAATCCAAACCGGGTGTACGGACCCGACCCACGGTTCGGACGCGGCCTTCATCGCCGCCCATCTGCCCGGCGGTCTGCCCCAGGGCATGACTCCGGCCCAGGCCACGGGCGTGTGTCGGCCCGCGCCCAAGGCCCCGCTTTTCGCCGGTGCCCCCGTGGCCCCGGCCAAGTTGCTGGATTTCGTCACCGACCACGCAGGCCGCCATCCCATAACCGTGGTCGAAGGCGCGGGCGGCATCCTGGTGCCCGTAACCGCATCCTGGACCATGCTCGACTTCGCCCGCGATCTCGGAGCCACGGT of Deltaproteobacteria bacterium contains these proteins:
- the bioD gene encoding dethiobiotin synthase, with the translated sequence MSILFITGTDTDVGKTVASLLALHVLGPHGAVYLKPIQTGCTDPTHGSDAAFIAAHLPGGLPQGMTPAQATGVCRPAPKAPLFAGAPVAPAKLLDFVTDHAGRHPITVVEGAGGILVPVTASWTMLDFARDLGATVLVVGRASLGTINHTVLTLRAVADAGLACLGAVLMDPHNAASAEERAENSQAIEHLSNQRVWGVIDHLNPRAPKASALAIMTAALASFLPSGRN